The genomic stretch cacagtggaatataaatatgattatatgttcaaaaataagttagtcctaagattagtcagtgcaccggatttacactgacttgccaatctacgatatgatcttcttacacattacagtgttatgttctttccagaacattagcaaagtagataagatcggatgtacttgttacatcggacaggaccgatattgacagttgataagataagtaaacataccgttattatctattctagtcatatcatatagttgaccataggtcaattcaatctcaattctgagtggttagtattctaactgattgtattatttgagttctttgacttgttcgttaccaacttaccctacggactagcccatacttacatcttgggaactcggtagtataattgagtgggagtgttaatcatagatatgaacatctatagcttctgatgaagaagtgaaacgatggtttccttttagtttggttcaaggtgttaaatgatagagatctcatttcagtaattaaattagtttactgaaatatcatttacaaggaactaagtgttttaaggataaaatacaatgaggggtaaaacggtattttagtcctatctcattgtagaccgtctatagaggattgagtgacaattatggttgtaacaatggataattaatagcgtatctatatttgttatagagtgttctatgaattcaagagtgcaattccaagtctatagtggagtcacgaggaattaataagttagtaaatttatttgttagatttatgataacttattggagcttgatttcataggcccatggtccccattgtaccttggataaaatcatctagatagtctcaattaattgatttaatcatcaattagaattatcaaagttgaccaggtcaattttggatagtttcacagagttgtgtaattttgagaagaaaagagaaattatggcagatttattaattaagataaattggtatctaaattaataaataaatttaaatcaaggttcaaattataaataattaatttgataaaggatttaaataattatttaattaattaaatcaatagaaaataatacaggccttgattttaagtccaatgggcttataatcaaatgggaaatttcacgggcctatagcccatgataattttgacctagggcttcaaaatggctgttattttattgattttttaattaaattaaatggcctaattgagtctataaaatgagtgcttatagagaagtcaaaagaagggtttttgataagtcagattttctaatagttttatattctctctaaacacaagtccttttctaagcctctttgtattttctcttcttctctctatatctatctcatgtgttgagaattgcccacactagtctaggtggttctaaggatacattggaagatcgtgaagaaaatagaagatcggttcagtttcttgataatactctgcgacagagaggatacaagagttagagaaactgaaggaaggactctgaattccgctgcgtatactgtaagtattatattgtttgtttctctttgaattcaatttagaaacatgttttaggctatctcgtattaatttgtttaatatcagatatacatgaaaataaataaagatcctgtataagtttttccaacaaccacattatcgtaccaaaataaataaacaaaaaactatcagacatgaatatagtaactatcgtaccccaatcgtaccattatcgtaccccaatcgtacatgaatatagtaacaataaaaccttctatcgtacccatatcgtgcTAATGTTGAGAGACTTGGAATCAgggtcgtgcttgtggctcatttattggtaacctgtgcttggaccaaatgtaagaaaactgcaccctgtgtatatgtgacatgcatggttattctttgTGCATGTTGGATagttaaatgtggcatgcatggttattattgaggcatgtcaagtgattaaatgtgatgcatgtaatgcacgagaaacatgtgattaagacatgctttatatactgagtatgatattgttcagagcttgagcctctgtgtttatgcatgatcctagttgtgctagtaattattgagtaagcatgttgaatgccctttatttggacatttgacatatgatatatgtttggtggcattgcttacttgtatatgtactgactagtcagggatactgacctaagagtcagaaatggcatagcgtcatgaacgcagggccaaatgaagattagatctaatcgatatcagtattgaatgactctatggcattaatgctggaccgaacctagggtcgatgaaacttataagtgctttgctagtctaggactagttactcagagccagggcatagggccccggtgactgtttgtcacatggctaggaaacgctgttccatagttatgactctagggtcatgaggaaggttatgttggtgactaatcatcatgctcctatcctgtttaagctagtgaaaggatcacgtATTTTGTAggatcttaaaatttaaatctagatgcatgcttcctattatttttccaaacacataatagaaacatagaataacacgacatacatatgaacattagattcgtaaattaacataaacacaatgatgtagaaacttacgaatacgcagcggaactggaacaactccttccttcaatctctctaactcttgattcatttctgtagcagagtattatcaagagattgaactagattagcaacacagtcttcctcaccaagcctttgatcaatctagaactagtgtgggctggttctcaacacatgagaaagagatctagaaaataagaagagaaagtggctaagaaaggattagagtgtctaggttttcacttacccaatgaattaaCTGATTctaacttatgaaaaccctagatatcatattccttatatagacaacttaatgggctttatttaaatttaaatttaaatttaaattttgaattaattaaactaataaacaaaaagataaaagcattgggctcccacaaatggacttgggcccaatacttttattttgaatttaaatcccaattgggcctaaattcaaaaccttttatttatttatttattttaattaattaactaaatccttattcaaattaactaattataatttgaaacttgatttaatttttatttatttatattgacaccaatttatcaatattaataaatttacccaaatattctcttttattctctaaatctcatatctctataaattttccaaaattgacctagtcaactttaaaaaaaatcctaattgataattaaatcaattaattgagacattctagatgatttactcaaaggtgatgcagggaccatggatccatgaaatcaagctccaataagttaccgtgaatttatttacgaataatttcactaccttattaattcctcgtgactccactatagacttggaattgaactcttgaattcatagaacgtattttccaaagcataaatacgttatccattgttataaccattacagttagtcaatcctctatcaatgacttactaacaagctgggtgaaaattaccgctttacccctcatcagtattttatccttaactcccactaagttccttataaatgatatttccgtgaacttaatcacagaaatgagatctcaatcatttaaccttttgaacaaagcaattaaggaaatcatcttttcacttctcatacagaagttatagatttcatatctatgaataatactcccactcaatttcattactaaatctccaagatgtaagtatgggctagaccgtagggtaagctggtaacgaacaagtcaaaagatttaaataatataattagcagaatattatcactcagaattaagatcgacttaacctatggtcaacgttgtgatattgattagattcgataacaacgatacttatttatcaatcaataatcaatatcggtcctagtccgatgtaaccaaatacatccgatcatatctacttggtcaatgccttggacaagacatcacactcctaatgtgtaagtagatcatatcgtagatttcctaatcagtgaaaatccaatgcactgatctaatctaggacttgttcttttgaacatataattacaactataatccactgtgacctagtcaccataattgtaactatccatatgttcaggattttatgaatgtttgtattaattgaataaacatgtaataaaacaagcgaacaatgcaattgaataaacaaaatgatttctacttcttttattgataataataacgtgttacataagaaaaatggttttattaagggcataaaacccaacatatttatcatgaggaaggttatgttggtgactaatcatcatgcacctatcctgtttaagctagtgaaatgatcacttatttatcatgaggaaggttatgttggtgactaatcatcatgcacctatcctatttaagctagtgaaaggatcacttatttataaagggaacggatCTCACCTTAGTGACTtataccactgtcactctttatTTCAGGGCTAttagcccggtatggttaccgaaACCACcaatgttaaatcacttatctgattgagattgacttgatagtcattcactcaggagggtaggatttcttatcctggatacccgtcattacgtggatttgtttgcctgcctgattagggctatatctgctaggcgtgtgccttatgatttgatgacatgttattactattcatgagcatattgagttttcttgctgggcttcggctcacgggtgctatgtggtgcaggtaaaggcaaaagaaagctggaccatccttgagttggagagcttaggtgatgacatgtacatatgcagctgctcgacaaCCGcacagccgagggttgaaagaggaactagggttaaaccctgttttgccgcttagatcggcctgttgtaaatattttcttgtaatagaccctgaaattatattttcgaaatcccaatgtatatactaaacgttctaatgaaacgttacatcttaaccaaaatttgtaatcccaaaaccgctaatcatacttaattacatgattttggccaagtgactcgattagcaagtttagcactggttataaggcacactgtaatggtccctggagtttggggcgttacatcagAACAATGCATCATCATTAATCCTTCAGAACATTGGGGATTTAATCAAAATGAATCATAACAGTATACCTCAAAGGAAACCAACCGACAATATGAAACTCAAAGCCACCAAACCACCGAGCCAACAATCTGAAACTCAGAAAGACATAGCCAAGTGTATCAAAAATTTCATACCACCTGAGCAAGCAAACCGATAACAATCTCAATATGGTGCCCCTGTCAAAACCGAATAACAATCTCAATATATGGTGCCACTGTCAAAACTGAATAACAATCACAACTaggataaaacaaaacaaaggataaAAACTATTCATTTAAACACAATTTAAACAAAACCATACCCATAGAAAAAATTGAAACCAGGAAGTCGTTTCAGGGGCTGAGACGGAGATTCAAAGATTTAGAGAAGGGAGTCAGTGATTCAAAGATGGAGGCGGCAATAGGGGCTAAGACAACTTGACAATGGAGGCAAATATTTAGATTTGGAGGCAGTGGCAGTAGCTAAGAGTACTCATCGGAGGGAGGCGGCAACCACTTTTCTGGGTTTCACAGAATGAAGACTGAAGAAACACAAATCAAGGAAGCACCAACTCGATTGAACAGAGAGATGATCCAGAGAGATTGTAGTAGAGGATGTAGGATTACAAAATTAAGGGATTAAGCCAAGTGAGGAGTAGCAACAGTAGATGGCAGATCGAGCATCTCCTATGGAATAGAGGAGAGATGAGAGTGCTGCTGAAGAGAAAAGACAAGAGGGTTAGGGCTAGAGAATGAAGAGATGTGCGGCGTGAGGATAGTGTTAGAGAGATAGATGTATTAGGTTTATAAATTATAaaccttaaataaaaaaaattaaatattaattttttttaaataaataaataatattattagtgCCACATGTACATCCACATGTATCTCTCATTTGACATGTCAGTTTATTTAATACACCTCAGCAAACACATCACCACTTAAAAATTATATGTAAAATTTATGTTAAAACTGAAGGGAAAAATAAGCGGTAGTgataaaaaatttccctccaaacTTATTCGTAGGTAAACTCATTACCTACCAATACTAATGGTAGGTAATGATGTTTTTTATATCCTTGCGCCATATCTATAAGAATTACCTACTAATAATCGGTTACAATAAATAAGCGTTGGTAAAAGATATCTTTAGCTAccaataaatatatgtaggtaaCAAATATGTAGTTAAATGTCAGATTTGTTGTAGTGGAGAATCATCAGGGTACTAAAAATTAAATATCAACATTAATTCGTGTTTGTATTTGTAGTACTTACTTGACTTTCTTATATCATATTTATCTATATAAATAGGGGTTCATCCTCATTGAAATAATACACAAGAATTTTACCTTCTCTTTACATCTCTATATTGTCCTGTCAATTTCTtttctttatactttatattttaaCATTCTTAATAGTTTCATAAcagtttcttcttctttttatcttAAGCTTTTCTTTTAATTTGGTACAATGTATTTCCATTTATATCTATAAATTAATAcataccaaattattaaaattaatttttaaaacaattttcgtatatttatattttgttatctTACTCgctttttattagttttagtaGTAAAATTTACtttcttttttattaaaaattagtataTATAAAATACCaaatttaattaaagaattaGAATTGGATAATATAAGAactaatttaatattttatttttcaacaaAAGTAGCACAAAAAATGTTAGAAAAGAATATATTGGTTGGTTGTTTGACTAGATTTCTGGGCTAGTGAATGAGCTAAAATAATGCAGGATTATTACGTTTGGGAAATTTTCCAAAATAACTATAAGTTAtctattaaaaaaattgatatgtACGGTATaagaaattataaaaatatggCGGTAAAACTAGTAGTTACAAAATTAATAACTAACAGTTACAAAAATACAGTTTTGAAATTTATTTATAGTTATAAAACTCAGTTATAAAATGTTATAGATGGTTTATTGGATGGGGAAAAAAGTTAGAATTCTAGATGATCTATGGATTCAAAGGCCAAAGGGTTTTAAGATCTTTGAAGAGCTTTTTCTACCCGTTGATCTTGGAATGGTGGATCTTAAGTTTTTTCGAGAATTAGTCATTCTTTGGCGGCCAACTAACAAACTCTCTTTCCTAGAATTGTTTTAGCTTCTAACATATGTTTCAGGTGAAGTGGTAGAAAGGAAATTGAAGATGCCCCGCATGTTGTGTGGTGGTACCTAACTATAAAGAAGTTTTGGAAAGCTAGCGGCTTCTTTAAATTTATGGAACAGGCAGGAAGTAAtgattgtcttttttttttttttttattagagaTGCATTCTGGCTAAATTATGAGCAATGGGGATTTGAGATGTTTGCTACTTTATCTTGGCAAGTTTGGTAATTTGATGAACGATTTATTACATGGGAAATCTATAGGCCAAGAATGAATGATGTACTTGCGTGGACTACAAAGTTTATTGCAGAGTATAGGAAGGTTAATATGAGAACAAAAGGTAGCAATGTAGCTACAGAAGATCGTTGGTGGCCACTAGCTGATGACAGGGTTGTACTTGTGGTCAATGTAGATGATGCACTTAATGGGAATGAAAATGCTTGTAGCACAACTGTTGTGGCAAGCTAGTGATGGCATAGGTAAAGTGAGATTCTCTCTTTGTAAGTGCATTAGGTGACCTCTCAATATgtgttttttctttaaatttcaaaaacacaCAAGAATTCACATCTCAAAACTCTCAATCTATTAGCAGTGGAGCTTTACACTATTTAGATCCGATTGCCTCGTTGCAATTAGTATGTTGAACGGGAAATTCCCTATTAGAGGGGATTTGGATATGCTCATTAAGGAGATCATCAAGATTAACATAATTAATGGGCTACTGTTGTTGTTTTTTTGGCTTCCATCTTGCATCAAGATCAACCAATTCATTAATTAGCTCTTTTCTTCGTTAAGTGTTCTTTAAGGAGTAAAGCTTCAGCTTGTTGAAAAGATGGGTTTCCATGAGTGGTCCATTATGTTCTTTCTTCAGATTGGTCTCTTTCTTCTAAGGGGAAAAAAAAGCAAAGCCAGATCTCGTATAATTTCTTTTGGGCATATGTTTtggtatttttgtttattattgacTTTGGTTTGTTTTAAAGGGACCTAATAAAACAAAATACCTTGCACTTCCAACAAGTTAGGAATTTCTGACAAAGTTTCACTGCCATGATTTCAATTGGATGCCAAAGTTTCACTTCCAACAAGGACCTTGTACTTGATAACTCAGGCAGTGCGAAAGAACCAATCAACACAACAATTCATGGCATATgacttttttcttttcaaaattatattaaaaacagatattaatttattgggtttatatttttttttagattttgtgttttaataaattattttttggaccctatgtttatggttaaaatagaattctaaactcaattttgataaacaaaaaattgaatataacaatacagtttttaagtagaatgattttatttttgttctaaattgttagtttggtaaattatttataattttagttgagaaaacattgaccaaaatcggatttaagattctattttaactattttacaaaacataaaatcgaaaaaataatttgtcaaacaGATAATGGACAAAACACATAATACAAAAAAGAATACACCCTAATTTATTTTTGTGTACGCACTATTCACGTGATAAATTTTCATTAGATCATCATATTAACCTCTCATAGCTTTTCTTAGGTAATAATATCTacccatattaaaaaaaaacttatatacaCAATAAAGTTTGCTCAATTATAGCATGGTGTGATGTGTAAAATGATATCATTCCCCAGTCGAAAACTACAGTTAACAACGTACAACTCAACTATCACGTGTGGTCAAGATTGACTAAGGCAGTTTGCAAACGTGGAATGCTTTCATCATATGTTGAGTTtattatgtataaataaaaactatatatatatatatatatcagtccttaagagaaaaagaaaacatTATTATATATCCCAGGTGGAGAGAAATAaggatattttaaaatttagcTTAGAAGAAAAGAATGGTTACTCCAATTCCAAACCATGTGAAGGAGCTGTGGAAAGAATGGAACGTTAGGGCAATCATCCTGTTCAGCCTCGCATTACAGACATTTCTGATTGTGGCCGCTCCCCTCAGAAAACGCACCTCCAGAAAACTCGTCATTTTCTTACTCTGGACGGCTTATTTGCTTGCTGATTGGGCGGCAAGCTTCGCTGTCGGCCACATTTCCAGCAAACAAAATGACGACTCCAGCGGTGGCTCTAAAGCCAAAGCAGACGATATCATACAAGCGTTTTGGGcgccatttcttcttcttcacctTGGTGGCCCCGACACCATAACCGCCTTTGCTCTCGAGGACAATGAGCTCTGGCTCCGACACTTGTTGGGTCTCGTAACTCAGGTTAGTATCTGATTTCCAATAACATAATCTGTCTGTCTGTCTCATCAAGTTTAGTAAGAATAATTTCATATAAAGAAAAAGTTGGTTGGATTATTTAATAAAGACTAGTTACAATTATCTCAAATGATAATTAGTCAAAAGGTAAAAGTTGGTCGTGTTTAATTAATATAGGATTTATATACATGTATTTTTTCAcattgtttggaccctgtgttttgataaattatattttagttcatatattttgtaaaatagttaaaatagaaccctaaatttGTTTTTAGTCAATATATTctcaattaaaatcacaaataatttaccaaactaacaattcagaacaaaaataaaatcattatgcttaaaaattgtgttgttatattcaattttttctttatcaaaattgagtttagggttctaatttaactattttacaaaatacaggatccaaaaaataatttatcaaaacacaaaatcaaaacaggtaatgggaaaaaacacgGGCTGCAGGCAAGTATAAACCCATTAATATATAACTCAAACAGATCATGTAAAAACAGctaaaatcataataaaaaaatcatctcccttatttttttaatgtttttaatgaagTGTCTAAAGTATATAAGTGTACACAATTTATAATAGCATTTGCATTTGCATTTTATCTAAAAGTAGTATTAATTTGGCTTCTAGCAACTTCAAATTATAGGTTCTTGCCACTGCTTATGTCTTCATCCAAACTGTCCCGGGAAACGACCTATGGATATCGACGGTCCTGATGTTCTTCGGCGGAATCATCAAGTACGCCGAGCGAACTCGCGCTCTCTACCTAGCGAGCTTAAACAAATTCCGGGAATCTCTGCTCCAAAAACCCGACGCGGGCCCGAACTACGCTAAGCTCATGGAGGAGTTCTCGTCAAAGAAAGATGCTAGGCTTCCGACGAAGATCCAGATGATCCCCGAGCCCGACGTGGAATCGAAAGCCTTCAGCAAAGACGTGAAAGAAGGTGACCTAACAGAGATCGACATCGTTAATTACGCCAATCATTACTTCAGGATCTTCAAAGGTCTAATTGTCGACTCCATCTTCAGCTTCCGAGAGCGCGACGAAAGCCGTGAGTTTTTCATGAATAGGACGGCAGTAGACGCCTTCAGGGTCATGGAGGTTGAGCTCAACTTAATCTACGAAGTGCTGTACACCAAGATCGAAGTGGTTCATAATAGAATGGGCTACGTATTCCGTTTCTTGTCGCTCGCTTCTACCGTGGCCACTCTTGGACTCTTCTACATTGTCGACAAAGACGATTTCAAGCCGTTTGATGTCAGAACTACTTACACTTTGCTTCTCGGGGCCATTTGTCTGGACGCTATAGCTCTTTTAAATCTCGTATGTTCTGATTGGACTGTCATTGGAATGCAGAAGTACCCGACAATAAGACAGTCGTGTCTGTCGAAAGTATTTGAATGCTTTCTCTATCTGCAGAGGCCAAAATGGCATAACAGGGAGAACAATTGGGTTACATGGAAACTAAGAGCGGCGCTATTTCGGCGGTGGTCGGACGCGATATCGGGTTACAATTTCATAACTTATAATCTAAGAGGATGTCCAGACATTGACGGCAGCGATCAGCCTGATCATCAAAGTGTTTGGAAATCCGTACGTGACAAAATATATTTTGTTGTCAAGTGTTTTAAAAAGCTCATCAACAAAATCATTGACCAGTTGGGTGCGACAACCCTTATAGATGAACTAAAGTACGGCATTAGATACAGAATGAATAAGCCTCTATGGAATTTCATCTTTACGGAGTTACAAGAGAAGGCAGAGGATGCTGATGATCCGGAAATTGCCAAAAGAATCTGCGAAGCAAGAGGCTCTTATGTTCTTCTTGAAAGTACGAAATTCAAAGACGACAAAATTAAGGAGATAATTCCTTATATCGATGATGTCACTTATGATCAGAGCCTTCTGTTATGGCACATTGCTACGGAATTATGTTACCAAGATGATGTACGAAAGGACAAGGACAAGGACGAAGAAAGTAAGAAATACAAAATTCTTGATCCCAAGGATGAAGAGTATGGTGAACCATACCAATTCAGTAAAGTACTTTCAGATTACATGCTTTATCTCTTGGTGCTGCAACCGACTATGATGTCGGCGGT from Humulus lupulus chromosome 5, drHumLupu1.1, whole genome shotgun sequence encodes the following:
- the LOC133778615 gene encoding uncharacterized protein LOC133778615, which codes for MVTPIPNHVKELWKEWNVRAIILFSLALQTFLIVAAPLRKRTSRKLVIFLLWTAYLLADWAASFAVGHISSKQNDDSSGGSKAKADDIIQAFWAPFLLLHLGGPDTITAFALEDNELWLRHLLGLVTQVLATAYVFIQTVPGNDLWISTVLMFFGGIIKYAERTRALYLASLNKFRESLLQKPDAGPNYAKLMEEFSSKKDARLPTKIQMIPEPDVESKAFSKDVKEGDLTEIDIVNYANHYFRIFKGLIVDSIFSFRERDESREFFMNRTAVDAFRVMEVELNLIYEVLYTKIEVVHNRMGYVFRFLSLASTVATLGLFYIVDKDDFKPFDVRTTYTLLLGAICLDAIALLNLVCSDWTVIGMQKYPTIRQSCLSKVFECFLYLQRPKWHNRENNWVTWKLRAALFRRWSDAISGYNFITYNLRGCPDIDGSDQPDHQSVWKSVRDKIYFVVKCFKKLINKIIDQLGATTLIDELKYGIRYRMNKPLWNFIFTELQEKAEDADDPEIAKRICEARGSYVLLESTKFKDDKIKEIIPYIDDVTYDQSLLLWHIATELCYQDDVRKDKDKDEESKKYKILDPKDEEYGEPYQFSKVLSDYMLYLLVLQPTMMSAVAGIGQIRFRDTSEEAKKFFVRRGKGKGKEQEACEAILGVDTNVEPVTVKGDRSKSVLFDACILAKKLGKFEDDEKWKIVSSVWVEMLSYAASHCRPESHAQQVSKGGELITFVWLLMSHFGLGDQFQIKEGHARAKLIVEK